From a region of the Sesamum indicum cultivar Zhongzhi No. 13 linkage group LG3, S_indicum_v1.0, whole genome shotgun sequence genome:
- the LOC105157454 gene encoding protein LATERAL ORGAN BOUNDARIES, translating into MASSSSYNSPCAACKFLRRKCIPGCIFAPYFPPEEPQKFANVHKIFGASNVTKLLNELLPHQREDAVNSLAYEAEARVRDPVHGCVSAISFLQRQVDRLQKELDAANADLIRFACNDIQAAGLQPPPAAPQALASTHMVPAQPRTVGGWGGRFYQTPSFPIIPYSSSMPWNDNYNPHGGGSI; encoded by the coding sequence ATGGCTTCATCCAGCTCCTACAACTCTCCCTGCGCTGCCTGTAAGTTCTTGCGGAGAAAATGCATACCGGGCTGCATTTTTGCGCCTTATTTCCCCCCGGAAGAGCCTCAGAAATTCGCCAACGTTCACAAGATCTTCGGGGCAAGCAACGTGACCAAACTTCTGAACGAGCTTCTGCCCCACCAGCGCGAGGATGCCGTGAATTCCCTAGCCTACGAGGCGGAGGCCCGCGTCCGGGACCCCGTTCACGGCTGCGTCAGCGCCATTTCCTTCCTCCAGAGACAGGTTGACCGTCTGCAGAAGGAGCTTGACGCCGCAAATGCAGACTTGATCCGTTTCGCCTGCAACGACATTCAGGCAGCCGGACTGCAGCCTCCCCCGGCCGCCCCTCAAGCATTGGCTTCCACACACATGGTGCCGGCGCAGCCGCGGACGGTGGGTGGTTGGGGAGGTAGATTTTATCAAACACCTAGCTTCCCAATTATCCCATATTCATCATCTATGCCATGGAATGATAATTATAACCCTCATGGAGGAGGGAGCATTTGA